A region of Pempheris klunzingeri isolate RE-2024b chromosome 15, fPemKlu1.hap1, whole genome shotgun sequence DNA encodes the following proteins:
- the tmem68 gene encoding DGAT1/2-independent enzyme synthesizing storage lipids, whose product MSDGGNQSCLMAAEDTVSFLVCVFHTWEKWAGLGQLEDYLSVLEYLLWVFTPLAIVFILPFLIVILLYLSILFLHVYKRKNQLREAYCNNLWDGARKTLATLWDGHGAIWHGYEIHGMEKIPDKGPALIVYYHGAIPIDYYYFLANVIIQKGRTCHSVADHFLFKVPGFKLLLEVFSVIHGPQEECVRALRNGHLLGISPGGVREALFSDETYPLLWGKRKGFAQVAIDSQVPVIPMFTQNVREGFRSLGTLRFYRWVYERFRLPVAPVYGGFPVKFRTFLGDPIPFDPNLNAAELAEKVQQAVQSLIDQHQQIPGNILRALLERFRTKHKDY is encoded by the exons ATGTCTGACGGAGGGAACCAGTCCTGTCTGATGGCAGCAGAGGACACTGTCTCCTTCCTG gtgtgtgtgtttcatacaTGGGAGAAATGGGCAGGCCTTGGTCAGTTGGAGGACTACCTTAGTGTTTTGGAGTATCTGCTGTGGGTCTTCACCCCTCTGGCCATCGTCTTCATCTTGCCCTTCCTCATCGTCATCCTTCTTTACCTCTCTATCCTCTTCCTTCATGTCTATAAG AGGAAGAATCAGTTGAGGGAAGCTTACTGCAACAACCTGTGGGATGGAGCCAGGAAGACTCTGGCGACTCTGTGGGACGGACATGGAGCCATATGGCATG GTTATGAGATCCATGGGATGGAGAAGATCCCTGACAAAGGACCAGCACTGATCGTGTACTATCATGGCGCCATTCCCATTGACTACTATTACTTTCTGGCCAATGTCATCATCCAGAAGGGACGGACCTGCCACTCTGTAGCTGACCACTTCCTCTTCAAGGTCCCAG GTTTCAAGTTACTGTTGGAGGTGTTCAGTGTGATCCATGGGCCACAGGAAGAGTGTGTGCGGGCTCTGAGGAACGGGCACCTGCTGGGGATTTCTCCAGGAGGAGTGCGGGAGGCTCTGTTCAGTGATGAGACATACCCTCTTCTCTGGGGCAAACGCAAAGGCTTCGCCCAGGTCGCCATCGACTCTCAAGTG CCAGTAATTCCAATGTTTACTCAAAATGTGCGGGAAGGCTTCAGATCTCTGGGAACACTCA GATTTTACCGCTGGGTCTATGAGAGGTTTCGTCTCCCTGTAGCTCCTGTTTATGGTGGATTTCCCGTCAAGTTTCGGACCTTCCTTGGTGATCCTATCCCCTTTGACCCCAACTTAAATGCTGCAGAGCTCGCAGAGAAA GTGCAGCAGGCAGTCCAGTCTCTAATAGACCAGCACCAGCAGATCCCGGGGAACATCCTGAGAGCCTTGTTAGAGAGATTTCgcaccaaacacaaagactATTAA
- the tgs1 gene encoding trimethylguanosine synthase, translating to MMLDRSRLTVLADILLSRTRSSAEEQEEQEEHKVLCRCSRAFVQDRELYRSDNRWISWDPPGAAPQETDDDEEEEEEEEEEEEEVLDEETQLMVSMGLPPAFGSSSDERRAGRRSNRKPAASHWAQPAEEDAENNVQVDDKVDEREVYDPLEEGTGGIQDAGWETYWAQQGETLLWSSWLEKHPETDLLSAEDPGSVTAPWDDPDRKAVWDKHAAETYRSYWEQYTYWAAQGWTTDQSVCNGNTDGGAAAGVMDEGIEQHPEGQQGEEEVKAAHDDAEVLNDLFEQNCTLEAGGSSDTESQTDRQCVSAADIMELYGSDRPSDGGSDRKRPAASSQQNTAGRTEFVYFDSDSQQAAGSTDRQWCSRNKMSNEANDGDDNKPPGGGHAKVKRSHELDVEESPHLTPEEAWTKLGLKHSPDPLFDSVLHFKACGGQKHRRQRWTKKVVHSVGKHTRFSEAGGDTQPQTSTTLYKVQSFLEKSRRETQMTPRDQGEVGGGSPEPEDEAPLQRVTREEMRRRNEPEEEESSNSFCTLAESSSATGTVDSEREKVEQPCRQLTCLEIPDCLLSDTAGNSDGKKSKKKKRGKKKQQIPAEMAAEPDLAKYWAQRYRLFSRFDEGIRLDREGWFSVTPERIAEHIALRVESSFPDSQLVIDAFCGVGGNAIQFALTGKRVLAIDIDPVRLDLARHNAEVYSVADRIDFLQGDFLQLAPRLLGDVVFLSPPWGGPDYLTAEVFNIKTMMEPDGFEIFRLAKLISDNIVYFLPRNADMDQIASLAGPGGKVEVEQNFLNNKLKTVTAYFGSLIKSDSQ from the exons ATGATGCTGGACCGGAGCAGGCTCACCGTGCTGGCGGACATCCTCCTCAGCAGGACCCGCTCATCTgcggaggagcaggaggagcaggaggagcacaaGGTTCTCTGTCGGTGCTCCAGAGCCTTCGTACA gGACCGAGAGCTGTACCGCTCCGACAACAGATGGATCTCCTGGGACCCGCCGGGCGCTGCTCCTCAAG agacagatgatgatgaggaagaggaggaggaggaggaggaggaagaagaggaggtcCTGGATGAAGAGACTCAGCTGATGGTCAGCATGGGTCTGCCTCCTGCCTTCGGCAGCTCCTCTGATGAGAGGAGAGCG GGGAGGAGGTCTAACAGGAAGCCTGCCGCCTCACACTGGGCACAACCTGCTGAGGAGGATGCTGAAAACAATGTACAGGTGGATGACAAAG TTGATGAGAGGGAAGTGTACGATCCACTAGAGGAAGGTACAGGAGGTATCCAAGATGCTGGCTGGGAAACCTACTGGG CTCAACAGGGTGAAACTCTCCTGTGGAGCAGCTGGCTGGAGAAACATCCAGAGACTGATCTGCTGTCTGCAGAAGATCCAGGATCAGTGACGGCTCCTTGGGATGACCCAGACAGAAAAGCTGTGTGGGACAAACATGCTGCAGAGACCTACCGTTCGTACTGGGAGCAGTACACATACTGGGCAGCACAGGGCTGGACCACTGACCAGTCTGTCTGTAATGGGAACActgatggaggagcagcagcaggggtgATGGACGAAGGCATAGAGCAACACCCAGAGGGTCAacagggagaagaggaggtcAAGGCTGCTCATGATGACGCTGAGGTTTTGAATGATCTGTTTGAACAGAATTGTACATTAGAAGCTGGTGGGAGCTCTGATACTgaatcacagacagacagacagtgtgtgagtgcgGCTGATATCATGGAGCTCTATGGCTCTGACCGTCCATCTGATGGTGGGAGTGATCGCAAGAgacctgctgcctcctcccaGCAGAACACAGCCGGGCGTACAG AGTTTGTATATTTTGACTCAGATTCCCAGCAGGCTGCCGGCAGCACTGACAGACAGTGGTGTTCAAGGAATAAGATGTCAAATGAAGCAAATGATGGCGACGATAACAAACCCCCAGGAGGAGGACATGCTAAAGTCAAACGCAG tcaTGAGCTGGATGTGGAGGAAAGTCCACATCTGACACCTGAGGAAGCGTGGACCAAACTGGGACTCAAACACAGCCCAGATCCTCT ATTCGACAGTGTGTTACACTTTAAAGCCTGTGGGGGTCAGAAGCATCGGAGGCAGCGGTGGACTAAAAAAGTAGTCCACAGTGTCGGCAAGCACACCAGGTTCTCAGAGGCAGGTGGAGACACGCAGCCACAGACCAGCACCACCCTCTACAAG GTCCAGAGCTTTCTTGAAAAGAGtcggagagagacacagatgacTCCGCGTGATCAGGGtgaggtgggaggaggaagtCCAGAACCTGAAGACGAGGCTCCACTTCAGAGAGTgacaagagaagagatgaggaggaggaacgagcctgaggaagaagagagctCGAATTCTTTCTGCACTTTAGCAGAAAGCAGCTCTGCTACCGGGACTGTAGATAGTGAGAGGGAGAAGGTGGAGCAGCCCTGTAGACAGTTAACATGTCTGGAAATTCCTGACTGTCTCTTGTCTGACACAGCTGGCAACAGTG atggaaaaaagtcaaagaagaagaagcgagggaagaagaagcagcagatcccAGCTGAGATGGCAGCTGAACCGGACCTGGCTAAATACTGGGCTCAGCGCTACAGACTCTTCTCTCGCTTCGATGAAGGGATCCGGCTGGACCGAG aggGCTGGTTCTCTGTGACACCGGAGAGGATCGCTGAGCACATCGCCCTCAGGGTGGAGTCCAGCTTCCCTGACTCTCAGCTGGTCATAGACGCCTTCTGTGGCGTGGGAGGAAACGCCATCCAGTTCGCCCTCACTGGAAAGAGAG TCCTGGCCATTGACATTGACCCCGTGCGGTTGGACTTGGCGCGGCACAATGCGGAGGTGTACAGCGTCGCAGACCGAATTGACTTCCTGCAAGGGGATTTCCTTCAGCTGGCACCTCGTCTCCTCGGGGATGTGGTCTTCCTGTCACCGCCGTGGGGAGGACCAGACTACCTGACTGCTGAAGTTTTTAACATCAAGACCATGATGGAGCCTGATGGAT TTGAAATCTTCCGGCTGGCCAAACTGATATCAGACAACATAGTCTACTTTCTGCCTCGCAATGCTGACATGGATCAG ATAGCCTCTTTGGCCGGTCCAGGGgggaaggtggaggtggagcagaACTTCCTCAACAACAAGCTGAAGACTGTCACGGCTTACTTCGGCAGCTTGATAAAGTCAGACAGCCAGTAA